One segment of Actinomycetota bacterium DNA contains the following:
- a CDS encoding radical SAM protein — protein sequence MFDSYGREIAYLRVSVTDRCNLRCVYCMPPEGVEPLRHEEILTFEEIAMVVGVAVGLGFRKVRLTGGEPLARKGIASLVRLLRPIRGLETLAMTTNGTLLAPLAAELARA from the coding sequence ATGTTCGACTCGTACGGGCGTGAGATCGCGTATCTTCGCGTCTCCGTGACGGATCGCTGCAATCTGCGCTGCGTCTATTGCATGCCGCCCGAAGGAGTGGAACCGCTTCGCCATGAGGAGATCCTCACGTTCGAGGAAATAGCCATGGTGGTCGGCGTCGCGGTCGGCCTTGGTTTCAGGAAGGTCAGGCTGACCGGCGGCGAACCCCTCGCGCGCAAGGGAATCGCGAGCCTCGTCCGTCTGCTCAGGCCCATCCGCGGCCTCGAAACCCTGGCGATGACGACGAACGGCACCCTATTGGCCCCCCTCGCCGCGGAGCTCGCGCGGGCGG